In Candidatus Manganitrophus morganii, the genomic window CTCATCACCTACTTAACCGCCCGGCTTGTTCAAGCCTATCCGCACCTTTTTCGGTGGCGTTGGTTTGCCTTTTTGGGAGCGCATTCATTGCCGGTGTTTACTTATCACCTCCTGATGCTTTATCTACTCGAATTCTTCGTCCGAAAACCGATCGCCTCATATGGAACCGGTCCGGCCTTGCTCCTTTCCATGTTATTCATCCTCAGCTTAACCCTTCCGGCATGGGTCCATTCGCACTACAAGGAATGGAAGACCAAAACCCGGAACCAGCCTGCCCTCACCCTGTCGACTTGAAGAAGAAAGGATCGGGAATCCGGCTACACCGGCACAAAATAAAAATCGGCCATCTCCCCTTTGCGCTCCGGGCGGAAGAGGGCGCGGACACGGATGCCGGGCCGGGCTTGGGTCACCTCATCGAGGATGATGTTTTGAAGGAGGAGGGTGTCGGCGCCGTCCACCCGGATGTAGGCGCAGACGAAGGGGGTCTTGGAGAAGAAGCGGGAGGTTGCATAGTAGACGGTGGTGCAGGTAATCACGGTCCCCTCGTTTCCGAGCGGCACCCACTTCGTTGGACGGTAACATTGGGAGCAGTTGATGCGCGGGGGAAGATAGGTCTTTTTGCAGCGGGCGCAGCGGCTGCCGAGGAGCTTCGCTTCTTCTTTGATCGCCCGAAAAAAAGGGGAGATCCCGCCGTAGCTGTAGCGGTAGTTCATCTCGATCCGGTCGGGGATCTCAAAGGGGACAACGTCCGGTCGGGGTTCTTTCTTCTTTCGCGCCATCATTCTCCCTCGACAATGAAAGCAAAGGTCCACGAAGTCGCCGGTCCCCCGATTCCCTGAACCAAGCCTCGCTTCGCCCCTTTGACCTGACGTTTCCCCGCCCGGTGGGTCACCTGGAGCGCCGCTTCGCCCATCTGCATCACGCCGGTGGCGCCGACCGCATGGCCGCAGCCGATCAGCCCGCCGCTCGGGTTGACCGGGAGATCGCCCTCCATCTCGGTCACCCCGTCGTCGATCAACGTCCCTCCCTCTCCCGGTTTGCAAAAGCCGAAGGCTTCGTAGGAGAGAATCTCGGCGGAGGTGAAGGCATCGTGTAGCTCGGCGAAGTCGAGCTCCTTTCTTGGGTTTCTGATCTTGGCCATCTTGTAAACCGCTTTCCCTGCCGCGATCGACGAGCCGAACTCGGCGTAGTCGGGCCGGTTCCCGGTGAAGGCCATGTCGGTCGAAGCGCCAACGCCGGTGATCCAGGCGACCGGCCGCTTCGCCTTCTTTGCAATTTTCTCCGAGACGAGAACCAGTGCCGAGGCCCCTTCCGAGTAGAGGCAGTTGTCGTAGAATTTGAACGGGTGGCAGATCTTTTTCGACCGGAGGACATCTTCGACGGTGATCCGCTCCGGCCGCTGAGCAAAAGGATTCTTGAAGGCGTTTTTGTGATTCTTGACCGAGACCTTCGCCATCTGCAGTTCGGTCGGGCTGCCGTATTTTTCCATGTGGGCGACGGTCGGGAGCGCGTAGGAAGCGGCGGGGGTCAGCCCCAATGGGGCTTCGAAGGTCATGTCGGCGGAGTAGATGATCCCCTTCAACACCTCCGGCGTGCTGCTTTTTAATTCGGGGTTGAAGGCGTCGGAGCATTTCTCGACGCCGAGAACGAGGACGATATCATAAAGGCCGGAGGCGATCTGCGCGAAGCCGGTGTGGACGGCGGCCCCGCCGGTCGCTCCGCCGGTGGTGACCCGGAGCGACGGTTTGAGACCGAGGCCGAGATAGTCATGGACGTAGACATCGGGCATGAACTGCCGCTGGAAAAGATCGTTGTAGATCCCGTAAACGGCTGATTCGATCTGATCGTGGGAGAGACCGGCATCTTTTAAGGCGGCCTTGGCGGCGTCGAACGCCAGCTCATAATAGCTCTTGTCGATCCAGCGGGCTCGAAAGGGGGTGGTCCCGTAACCGAGAATTGCGACGCGACGCGCCACAGATCCTCCTTATTTGATCGGAGCGAAGATGTCGGTCGCGGGGGAGAGGAAAGTCACCAGGTGGAAAATATAATACCCGGCGATCGCCAATCCAACCACCAGGATACTGAACTTGAGCACTTGTTTCATTTACACCTCAGTTGATTTAAGCCCCTTCGTGGGGATGATTCGCTTTTGAACCTCGGAGGGAAACGCCCTCCGTCCGGGGAAAAAGCATCGCCTTAATGTAGCGGAAGAGAGGGGAAGTGTCAATGGAAGAGGAAGGCCCGTTAAGGCGCCCGTTGCATCCGCTTTCGAACCCGTTCAATATCCAGGCGCTTAAGAAAACCGGGGTTGCGAAACCAGACGGTGTTGAAGCGAAAATCGAACATTTCATGAATGGCATCATCGGCGGTCCAGTTCTCGAAGAGCATCCGGTAGGCGGCGATGCTGTACCCGGTTCGGTCTTTCCCCTCGGCGCAGTGGACGAAGATCGGCACGCTGTCGGGATCTTTCAGAATTCTCTCAAGCTGCGTCAAGAAAAGGACCAGCTCCGCCTCTTCGGGGTCCCAGGCATCCATCGGGATACGCAGGTAATTGAGCTTCGTCTCTTCCAACAGCGGAAGATCGTCGTGGTGCTCACGAAGGGAGATGATCGTCTTCGCTCCGGCGGCTTCGAGGTTTCGGAATCCCGCTTCGGTCGGCTGCGCTCCCCGCCAGAGCAGGGGAGAGACTTTTGAAAAATTGGAAACCCCTTCGATGCAGGTGTCGCAAGGCGCCGGCCCGCTTCGGGTCGGCGGCGTGGCGGGGCGCGTCGCACATCCCGTCACGAGGAGGACGATCGCGCCCCAGAGGAGGAAAAGTCCTCTTATCCGTTTTCCGATGAGTGCTCCAGCCGCCACGCTTCGTTCCTACTCCAGCATCTCAACGTGAATCAGCCGGAGCTTCTCCTCGTCGAAGAGCCGCTGCGCTTCCAGGTTGAAGGCGTCCAGATCGCTCCGGAAGACCCAGCGGTTCGCCCAATCGCCGGAACGGGAGATCCCCACCCACCGCCGCTGGCTTCCCTCGACGTAGGTCGTCACATGCACCAGCCGCTTCCCCTCGTTGTCGAAGAGATCTTGCGACTTCGTCCGGAAACTCCCGAAGTCGGGGCTGATCCACCAGCGGTTGGCCCAGTCGCCGGAGCGGGAGATGCCGAACCATTTCCGCTTTCCTCCCTCGACGTAGGTTGTGACATAGATTAATCGGAGGCCGTTTTCGTCGAAGAGTTTCTGCGCCTCCTTCGAGAAGCTTCCGAGGTCCGGCTTGACGATCAGCCGGCTCGCCCAGTCCCCTCCCCGCGCAATCCCGAACCACTTCCGCTGCGTCCCTTCAAGATAACTGGCGGCCTGGATCAGACGCAAACCTTGTGTATCGAACAGCTCCTGGGCCTTCGCCAGAAACGAGGAGAGATTGTTGCTGACCCACCACCGGCTCGCCCAGGTCCCGGCGCGCGAAATGCCGACCCACCGCCGGTTCCCGTTCTCGACAAAGGTCGCGATCCGGATCAACCGCCGCCCATGATCATCGAACAGCGCCTGCGCCTTCTGCTGGAAGCTGGCCAGGTCCGGGCTGATCCAGTAGGAGTTCGCCCAGTCCCCCTGCATCGAAATGCCGACGGCCGGCACGGGGAATCCGGGATAGGTCGACGCCGGCCAGATCGAGACGGCCTCTTTCGAGATGCCGTGGCCCCGCAGCGCAAACCACGGCCCCTTCGCCCCGGGCGGCTTCAGCTTGCTCCGGTCGACCACCCATCCGGCCCGGAACGGGAGCGGCCGGAGCGGCCCCGACGTCGAATCTCTCACGCATTCGATGTGGGTGTGCGGGTTGGTGGAGTTCCCCGTGTTGCCGACCCGCCCGATCATCTGGCCTTCATGCACCCGCGCTCCCTTTTTCATCAGCTCGGCGGGGATGCTCCCCTTTTTGAGGTGCGCATATTTCACCAGCTCCGTGCCGTGCCTGATCCAGATGTTGTTCCCCGCGCCCGGGCTCGGCGTCGGATCGGGAAACTCGCCGAGGACGGTGTTGTCGTCCATGCCGTCGAACCACTCTTCCACCTCGCCGTCCGCCACGGCGCGGAGCGGTTTGTTATAGATCCGATAGTCTTCATTCTTCGACGACGCGCCTCCCGGAAGGAGGCTCGACCATTTTTTCGCCTTGGGGTCCCAGCCGACCACGCCGATGTCGTGGGCGAAGATCTGCGGTCCCTTCGCCCCGCCGTTGGCCCAGTGGACCGCGTCGGTCTGATAATACTCATCCTTCCGAAGCTCGCCCGCCGCATAGGGAAACCGGTAAGCCCCTTCGGGGGTCGGGCTCTTGTGAGAGGCCAGCGACATCGTCACCGTCGCCGGATCGGTGAAGTCCTTGCAGCTCACCGAAATTTTGATCTGCGACGGCGCCGGCGTGTTCAGGTAGACGGCGTTGTTGATGAAGTTATCGACATCCGGATCGGGGTCGAGATCGACCCGCCCGTTCGACCAATAGGCGGCCGCGCCGGCGGCAAGGTCGAGGCTGCCGTCCATGTTCACCCCCTGCATGTTCACCGCGGCATGCGAGGAGCCGGGGAAGGAAAACTGGATCTTGTTCACCTTGACCGTGCCGCGTCCATTTTTGTTTTTGATCCGCAGGCGGAGGACGATCTTCACCATTGTTTTTCCGGTCGCGGTTGTCGCCGCGAGGGGAAGGTAAACCGCTTTTCCAGATTCGACAGGTTCCAGTTTGATCTCGAGGTTCGGGGCGCTCATGATGGTCTCCTTCTTGGTTTTCAGATGAAAACGGAGGCGCCGCGAAACGACGCTCCTCAACGCGCGGCGTTGATGCAGCCCCCTCCGGAGTGGGTCAATTGTCGTGCTTCCTTAAATCAGTAAACTTCCCTGTGATTTCTTGGAAGAAATAAACGGAAAAATAGATTGGATGCTCACGGACAAAGATGGAGATCAGAGATAGACATTGCAAGCATCTCGGTGATGTTTGGCCCTTCTTTATAATTGAGTTTTTAGATCAAGTCAATTCGGGAGTTTCAAGGATGGATATTTCCCGGCCTTCTTCATCCATCCGGCCGAGATAAAAACAAGGAGGCGCCGATCGATCTCTACGGCGTCCCTCCTGCGCCCGGTTTTTCGCCCGGCTTGTATTTGAGCGCCGACTTACAGGTGGCCTTGAGGACATCCTTCTCCCCGCTCCCGATCTCCAAGAGATCGATCCCCGCCTCGCATGCTTTCTCGCTGCCCGACTCCAGCCCTTCGCGCACTTTCTTCTCAGCTTTCTTCTTCCACTTTTTCGGAATCGGGAGTTTTTCGATGACCGGGTTCACGATGTCGTCCATCACCTTATTGATGACCACGCCGGCCGGGGTCTTTGTGTTCTTCGGGCGTTTTTTCTCGATCTCCTCCGCCCGCTTCTCCGCCTTGTCCATCTTGTCGGTCAGCTCGGTGTCCTTTGGATTGCGATAGGGAGGCCCCTTCTTGTCGGGATCATAATCGGTTGGAAGGTCGAATTTAATCGTCCGCTCTTCCTCTTCGGTCGGCGGCGTCTCTTCCACCTCCAACACTCTCCTGCTTTTCCGGACCCGGAAGAAGACATGCACGCGGCGGTTGCGCGGCTCCCCTTTTTCGTCGGCGGTCGGCACCATCGGGTCGTTCTCCCCTTTGGTGTCGGCGCTGATCAGATCGGCGGGGACCCCTTCGTCCTTCAGAAAAGCGCTGACCGCGTCGGCCCGTTTTTGGCCTAATTTGAAATTGCTCTCTTTCGAGTCGACCCGGTCGGTGTGGCCGGTAATCTGAACGGTCGAGCGGGGATATTTGGCAATGAAAAACTGAATCTGCCGGGCGACGAAACGAAGGGTGTCGTCACCCCCTTTTGGAATGGCCGCGCTCCCCGTGGTAAACCCGTCGAGGACGGTCGATCCCAACGCACTCGCCACCAGGGGGGAGGCATCTGTGCGCGGATCGTCCGGTCTGAACGGGGAGAGCTGGAACGATTCGCTTCCGATATCGGGCGCGGGCTGGCGTTGAATGGTCCGGCTTGCCCCGCCGGTCTGCTGGACCACATGGGCCAACTCGTGGGCAAGGAGACGTTGTCCCGCCGCCGATGCCGTATCGTATCGGCTGGCGGCGAAGACGATGTCTCTGCCGGCGGTATAGGCGAGCGCATCGATCTGCCGCGCGGAGTCGGAGGCCTTGGCATCGGCGTGCACCCGCACCCCGCTGAAGTCGTAACCGAAACGGGTCTCCATGAATTGACGCGTGCTCACATCGAGCGGCTGGCCTGAGGAAGAAATGACTTCGTCTACAACCGGCGGCGCGGTCCTGTTGCCGGCGTCGTGTTCGTGGACCCGCTTCGTCTGCACTTGCCCGCTCCCATCCTGTTTGCACTTGGGGCATGATGCGCCGCAGGCGCATGGAGACGCAGACGTCCGCATCACCTGATCGGCAACATGATCTGCTTCCTGCTCGTAGCGGTCCTCCGGCGTATTGATTGTCAACTTTCGCTGGATAAACCGCTGGACCGCTTGATTGCCGATGGTGCGTTGTAGGTTTGGGATCAGATCTGAATGATGATTTGATTGAACGAGGCTGGGGGAGATTGATCGATGAGAGGGATTCTGCTTTTTTCTAAAGGTTCGCATCTGCACCATCCTTACTCGAAACGCGACCGAGAAGGCGAACGAGCGCAACCCCGAGAAGACCGGCCAGCGCGCCTAAGAAGAGAAGCCAGACCCCTTCCGTCCCTCTGAAATAATGCTGGTAGAGATGGATGTGGGGATTGGCCGCCAAGCCCACGCCCAGGGCGGCGCCGGCCGCCAAGCCGAGCGCGGCGAGTTGAAACATCTCTTTGCTCAACCGGCCGCCTGAAATTTCTTTGAAGTGTCTGATCGCGATGCCGAGCAGGCCGCCGAGAGATCCGAGGACGACGAACCGCATCGTCCGCTGCCATTCGGGCAGGAGCGCATTGAGGTTGTAGCCGAGAAGTCCGACCGCAATCCCTCCCGCGAGAACAAGAACGATCTTCTGCGCGTCCATGCTTCGGAGCCTCTAGTTGGATGGATGTCTTTATGACGGCTGGCTACTCTTTATAGTGCAGTTTTCTTATGAAAGTCAATGCGCGATTTAAGAAGAAATTCTCTTAGACAAGAAGATGGTCACGTAAAAATTCAGGCGCGAA contains:
- a CDS encoding dual specificity protein phosphatase family protein, which gives rise to MAAGALIGKRIRGLFLLWGAIVLLVTGCATRPATPPTRSGPAPCDTCIEGVSNFSKVSPLLWRGAQPTEAGFRNLEAAGAKTIISLREHHDDLPLLEETKLNYLRIPMDAWDPEEAELVLFLTQLERILKDPDSVPIFVHCAEGKDRTGYSIAAYRMLFENWTADDAIHEMFDFRFNTVWFRNPGFLKRLDIERVRKRMQRAP
- a CDS encoding DUF4157 domain-containing protein, whose protein sequence is MRTFRKKQNPSHRSISPSLVQSNHHSDLIPNLQRTIGNQAVQRFIQRKLTINTPEDRYEQEADHVADQVMRTSASPCACGASCPKCKQDGSGQVQTKRVHEHDAGNRTAPPVVDEVISSSGQPLDVSTRQFMETRFGYDFSGVRVHADAKASDSARQIDALAYTAGRDIVFAASRYDTASAAGQRLLAHELAHVVQQTGGASRTIQRQPAPDIGSESFQLSPFRPDDPRTDASPLVASALGSTVLDGFTTGSAAIPKGGDDTLRFVARQIQFFIAKYPRSTVQITGHTDRVDSKESNFKLGQKRADAVSAFLKDEGVPADLISADTKGENDPMVPTADEKGEPRNRRVHVFFRVRKSRRVLEVEETPPTEEEERTIKFDLPTDYDPDKKGPPYRNPKDTELTDKMDKAEKRAEEIEKKRPKNTKTPAGVVINKVMDDIVNPVIEKLPIPKKWKKKAEKKVREGLESGSEKACEAGIDLLEIGSGEKDVLKATCKSALKYKPGEKPGAGGTP
- a CDS encoding thiolase family protein; translation: MARRVAILGYGTTPFRARWIDKSYYELAFDAAKAALKDAGLSHDQIESAVYGIYNDLFQRQFMPDVYVHDYLGLGLKPSLRVTTGGATGGAAVHTGFAQIASGLYDIVLVLGVEKCSDAFNPELKSSTPEVLKGIIYSADMTFEAPLGLTPAASYALPTVAHMEKYGSPTELQMAKVSVKNHKNAFKNPFAQRPERITVEDVLRSKKICHPFKFYDNCLYSEGASALVLVSEKIAKKAKRPVAWITGVGASTDMAFTGNRPDYAEFGSSIAAGKAVYKMAKIRNPRKELDFAELHDAFTSAEILSYEAFGFCKPGEGGTLIDDGVTEMEGDLPVNPSGGLIGCGHAVGATGVMQMGEAALQVTHRAGKRQVKGAKRGLVQGIGGPATSWTFAFIVEGE
- a CDS encoding Zn-ribbon domain-containing OB-fold protein gives rise to the protein MMARKKKEPRPDVVPFEIPDRIEMNYRYSYGGISPFFRAIKEEAKLLGSRCARCKKTYLPPRINCSQCYRPTKWVPLGNEGTVITCTTVYYATSRFFSKTPFVCAYIRVDGADTLLLQNIILDEVTQARPGIRVRALFRPERKGEMADFYFVPV
- a CDS encoding M23 family metallopeptidase, coding for MSAPNLEIKLEPVESGKAVYLPLAATTATGKTMVKIVLRLRIKNKNGRGTVKVNKIQFSFPGSSHAAVNMQGVNMDGSLDLAAGAAAYWSNGRVDLDPDPDVDNFINNAVYLNTPAPSQIKISVSCKDFTDPATVTMSLASHKSPTPEGAYRFPYAAGELRKDEYYQTDAVHWANGGAKGPQIFAHDIGVVGWDPKAKKWSSLLPGGASSKNEDYRIYNKPLRAVADGEVEEWFDGMDDNTVLGEFPDPTPSPGAGNNIWIRHGTELVKYAHLKKGSIPAELMKKGARVHEGQMIGRVGNTGNSTNPHTHIECVRDSTSGPLRPLPFRAGWVVDRSKLKPPGAKGPWFALRGHGISKEAVSIWPASTYPGFPVPAVGISMQGDWANSYWISPDLASFQQKAQALFDDHGRRLIRIATFVENGNRRWVGISRAGTWASRWWVSNNLSSFLAKAQELFDTQGLRLIQAASYLEGTQRKWFGIARGGDWASRLIVKPDLGSFSKEAQKLFDENGLRLIYVTTYVEGGKRKWFGISRSGDWANRWWISPDFGSFRTKSQDLFDNEGKRLVHVTTYVEGSQRRWVGISRSGDWANRWVFRSDLDAFNLEAQRLFDEEKLRLIHVEMLE